In Bdellovibrionales bacterium, the following proteins share a genomic window:
- a CDS encoding glutamine synthetase — MNDTSQKEILEKVRQSPSHKVKVAVTDIDGVLRGKYLHKEKFFSAIENGFGFCNVIFGWDVADAVYDNVRFTGWHTGYPDALVELDLSTYREVPWDNNIPFFLGHFLDEQQQPLRVCPRQLLRSVIKRAAALGFFPRVGLEFEWFNFRETPQSLHDKNFDQPEPLTPGMFGYSLLRTGFENEYVNALMDEMEAFQIPLEGFHTETGPGVYEAAISVTDALTAADRGVLFKSGAKEIGCRFGIIPSFMAKWNEKLAGCSGHIHQSLWSIDEKQNVFYDPKSTNKMSKVFKHYLAGQTHCLPEILPLFAPNVNSYKRLVEGHWAPTRANWGLDNRTAAFRVISGRPTSTRLETRVGGADINPYLAVAAAIASGLYGIQNELTLQPEVTGNGYGDTESTRLANNLYQATNNMARSSIAFELFGEDFVSHFTSTRHWEWRRSQSVVTDWERRRYLEII; from the coding sequence TTGAATGATACCAGTCAAAAGGAAATTCTAGAAAAAGTTCGCCAGTCACCCTCTCACAAGGTGAAGGTAGCTGTAACAGACATTGACGGGGTCTTGCGCGGAAAATACCTCCACAAGGAGAAGTTCTTCTCTGCCATTGAAAATGGCTTTGGTTTTTGCAATGTTATTTTTGGATGGGATGTGGCAGATGCCGTCTACGATAACGTGCGCTTCACAGGCTGGCACACCGGCTATCCCGACGCCCTTGTTGAGTTGGACCTATCTACCTACAGGGAAGTGCCCTGGGATAATAATATCCCGTTTTTTCTTGGTCATTTTCTCGATGAGCAGCAGCAACCCCTTCGCGTTTGTCCGCGACAATTGCTCAGATCTGTGATTAAGCGAGCAGCGGCCCTTGGATTTTTCCCGCGCGTTGGATTGGAATTTGAGTGGTTTAATTTTCGAGAAACTCCCCAATCCCTCCATGACAAGAATTTTGATCAACCCGAACCTCTCACACCTGGAATGTTTGGGTATTCTCTTCTCAGAACAGGTTTTGAAAACGAATACGTCAATGCCCTCATGGATGAAATGGAAGCCTTTCAGATTCCACTTGAAGGTTTTCATACTGAGACTGGTCCGGGGGTCTATGAAGCCGCGATCAGTGTGACCGACGCGTTGACCGCTGCTGACCGAGGCGTTCTCTTCAAAAGCGGAGCAAAGGAGATTGGATGCCGCTTTGGAATCATTCCCTCATTCATGGCAAAATGGAATGAAAAACTAGCTGGGTGCTCAGGGCATATTCACCAGAGTCTTTGGTCTATCGATGAAAAACAGAACGTTTTTTATGATCCAAAAAGCACCAATAAAATGTCAAAAGTATTTAAACACTACTTAGCTGGCCAAACGCACTGCCTGCCAGAAATCCTACCCCTCTTCGCTCCCAATGTGAACAGCTACAAGCGCCTCGTTGAGGGACATTGGGCTCCGACTCGGGCCAACTGGGGTCTCGACAATCGAACAGCTGCCTTCCGCGTGATATCTGGCCGCCCCACATCGACCCGCCTCGAAACCCGAGTTGGCGGGGCCGATATTAATCCTTACTTGGCCGTTGCAGCTGCAATCGCCAGCGGCCTCTACGGAATCCAAAATGAGCTCACACTGCAACCTGAAGTCACCGGAAACGGATACGGCGATACCGAATCAACTCGCCTGGCGAACAATCTTTATCAAGCTACCAACAATATGGCTCGTTCAAGTATAGCCTTTGAGTTGTTCGGTGAAGATTTCGTCAGCCACTTCACTTCGACACGACACTGGGAATGGAGAAGGTCCCAATCAGTTGTAACGGACTGGGAGCGTCGCCGCTACCTCGAAATTATTTAA
- a CDS encoding iron-containing alcohol dehydrogenase, translating to MNNGELISHFNYPTRIHYGAGARRLLAKSLQQGKLHHALIVTDRGVAKLPFLNELKGNLSQSGITVEVFDGIWSNPVKSQVTEGVCFYKKSKSEVIIAIGGGAALDVAKAIALMVNHPGDLFDYEDGKPNGLPIDQPIPPIFALPTTAGTGSEVGRSAVVSDDQSKVKKILFSPRLLPSEVYVDPELTLSLPPDITATTGMDALTHLIEAFLAIGFHPMADGIALEGVRLIAQNLKTCVSMAQTPPKDKADFLNVRGMIMNAAYMGAVAFQKGLGVTHSCAHALSTVCDTHHGLANGVLLPYAMLFNSRSVPDRFVRLAQAANILPATPETFIKWIIELRREIGIPHTLKEIGVRKDQLNNLIEVAIQDGCHQTNPVPVTEGDFRLIFRNAYEGTLE from the coding sequence ATGAACAATGGGGAACTCATATCGCACTTTAACTACCCAACTCGAATTCACTACGGCGCGGGGGCTCGCCGTCTCCTAGCGAAGTCACTTCAGCAGGGTAAGCTCCATCATGCCTTGATTGTGACAGATCGCGGAGTCGCAAAACTCCCATTTCTGAATGAACTCAAAGGAAATCTCTCGCAGTCAGGTATCACCGTGGAAGTATTTGATGGGATTTGGAGCAATCCCGTAAAATCTCAGGTAACTGAAGGCGTTTGCTTTTACAAAAAATCGAAGTCAGAAGTCATTATTGCGATTGGCGGAGGAGCTGCACTCGATGTGGCAAAGGCGATCGCGTTGATGGTCAATCATCCCGGAGACCTTTTTGATTACGAAGATGGGAAGCCAAATGGACTTCCCATTGATCAGCCGATTCCACCCATTTTTGCCCTGCCCACAACTGCTGGCACGGGAAGCGAGGTTGGTCGCTCCGCAGTGGTTTCTGATGATCAATCAAAGGTTAAAAAGATCCTTTTTTCTCCACGCTTGCTTCCTTCCGAGGTCTACGTTGATCCTGAACTGACGCTTTCTCTCCCACCCGATATCACAGCCACAACCGGCATGGATGCCTTGACTCATCTGATTGAGGCCTTCTTAGCCATTGGATTTCACCCAATGGCAGATGGTATTGCCCTAGAGGGAGTTCGTCTCATCGCTCAAAATCTAAAAACCTGTGTGTCAATGGCTCAGACGCCACCAAAAGACAAAGCGGATTTTTTGAATGTGCGAGGGATGATCATGAATGCTGCGTACATGGGGGCCGTCGCCTTCCAGAAAGGTCTCGGAGTGACTCATTCATGCGCGCACGCTCTCAGCACAGTCTGCGACACACACCACGGATTGGCAAATGGAGTCCTTCTGCCTTACGCCATGCTTTTTAATAGTCGATCCGTTCCCGATCGCTTTGTTCGTCTCGCTCAGGCGGCAAATATCCTTCCGGCAACCCCTGAGACATTTATTAAATGGATCATCGAGCTCCGACGTGAAATTGGAATTCCTCACACGCTCAAAGAGATTGGGGTCCGAAAAGATCAGCTAAACAACTTGATTGAAGTTGCAATTCAGGACGGATGCCATCAAACAAACCCCGTGCCAGTCACAGAGGGTGATTTTCGCCTCATCTTTCGGAACGCCTACGAGGGAACCCTAGAATGA
- a CDS encoding type 1 glutamine amidotransferase has translation MIRVGISSCFLHPDPERATFSKKTLLYFEQSMAHWVMNHGAFPVLLPTESRGLTTKEILNFTDGLILHGGADVAPSSYSEEPISDKWPGDKIRDQYEIKLYREAKAIGLPVLGICRGLQIMNVAEGGSLYQDLNTQNQKTKLHRDKNLYDEHWHQINLESNGFLSQIYPRTQVAKVNSVHHQGIKKLAKELIVEATSLEDGVIEAIRHETMRPSPLDSSPFILGVQWHPEFTAGPADLLSENQLMKSFLKAIENRRANFNKIAHQHARK, from the coding sequence ATGATACGAGTGGGAATTAGCTCCTGTTTTCTGCATCCGGATCCTGAGCGCGCGACCTTTTCAAAAAAAACACTTCTCTATTTTGAACAGTCGATGGCTCACTGGGTAATGAACCATGGAGCTTTTCCCGTTCTGCTCCCAACAGAATCTCGCGGCTTAACGACCAAGGAGATCCTGAATTTCACCGACGGTCTGATTCTGCATGGAGGAGCTGACGTAGCCCCTTCGAGCTATTCTGAAGAGCCCATCAGCGACAAATGGCCTGGCGACAAAATTCGCGATCAGTACGAAATAAAACTCTACCGCGAGGCAAAGGCGATCGGACTTCCTGTTCTCGGAATCTGCAGGGGCCTTCAAATCATGAATGTCGCAGAAGGGGGATCTCTTTACCAGGACCTCAACACCCAGAATCAAAAAACAAAACTTCATAGAGACAAAAACCTTTACGATGAACACTGGCATCAGATCAACCTTGAATCAAACGGATTTCTGTCCCAGATTTATCCGAGAACGCAGGTGGCGAAGGTAAACTCTGTTCATCATCAAGGAATAAAAAAACTTGCAAAAGAATTAATTGTTGAAGCAACTAGCCTTGAGGATGGTGTCATCGAAGCCATCCGTCATGAGACCATGCGACCCTCTCCCCTTGATTCATCACCTTTTATCCTGGGTGTTCAGTGGCACCCCGAATTCACGGCGGGGCCCGCGGATCTGCTTTCCGAAAATCAGCTCATGAAAAGTTTTTTAAAAGCTATCGAAAATCGCCGAGCAAATTTCAATAAAATTGCTCACCAACATGCTAGAAAATAA
- a CDS encoding cyclic nucleotide-binding domain-containing protein, with product MSRGAKKLDSVQDATAPSSILRDLHFFKHFPDHLLDKLGREVQIKTVSTGSVILTQGQINTDLFILLSGRLSVSVDGGVVARLDKKGDLVGEMSVITHQAVAATITAEMESQILILRGKDFLALEGTSSDGFQHALFRVYAHDLSNKLRVTNQKAKYFEDLTTKLTQAQDDLREVNKGLELKVASRTLDLNKRTQDLQKSHQKLEQQNAELMASHKKMEELYFTRELTFQKLEELYKNSLIPLQMTLIQIEQNSVGGVNRISLKRPPMS from the coding sequence ATGAGTCGTGGGGCAAAAAAATTAGATTCAGTTCAGGATGCAACTGCGCCCTCCTCTATTTTGAGAGATCTGCATTTCTTCAAGCATTTTCCTGATCACCTTCTTGATAAATTGGGTCGTGAAGTTCAGATTAAGACAGTTTCAACGGGATCAGTTATTTTGACTCAAGGACAAATAAATACAGATCTTTTTATTCTTCTGTCAGGCAGGTTATCAGTCTCGGTCGATGGTGGTGTCGTTGCGAGATTGGATAAAAAGGGCGACTTGGTGGGTGAAATGAGCGTTATTACGCATCAAGCCGTAGCAGCCACCATTACGGCTGAGATGGAATCGCAGATTTTAATTTTGAGAGGAAAGGATTTTCTGGCCTTAGAGGGTACGAGCAGTGATGGATTTCAACATGCCTTGTTCCGTGTTTACGCCCATGATCTTTCGAATAAATTAAGAGTAACGAATCAAAAGGCCAAATATTTTGAAGATCTAACGACAAAGCTAACTCAGGCTCAAGACGATCTGCGTGAAGTCAATAAGGGCTTAGAACTCAAAGTGGCCAGTCGAACTCTCGATTTAAATAAGCGCACCCAAGATCTGCAGAAATCGCATCAAAAGCTTGAACAGCAAAATGCTGAATTGATGGCAAGCCATAAAAAAATGGAGGAGTTGTATTTTACTCGGGAGTTAACCTTTCAAAAGTTGGAAGAACTTTATAAGAATTCATTGATTCCCCTGCAGATGACTTTGATTCAGATCGAGCAAAACAGTGTGGGGGGAGTCAACAGGATCTCATTAAAACGGCCTCCCATGAGTTGA
- a CDS encoding type B 50S ribosomal protein L31 → MKKDIHPKIREVVFKDVSCDFSFKTLSTARSKENIKWEDGKEYPLVTVDISSASHPFYTGKQRLIDTEGRAEKFAKKYGRKTGAAGGN, encoded by the coding sequence ATGAAAAAAGATATTCATCCAAAAATTCGGGAAGTAGTTTTCAAAGACGTTTCATGTGATTTTTCATTTAAAACCCTATCGACAGCCAGATCCAAAGAAAATATCAAATGGGAAGACGGGAAGGAGTATCCTCTTGTGACGGTGGATATATCCAGCGCTTCCCACCCATTCTATACTGGGAAACAGCGTCTTATTGATACAGAGGGACGCGCTGAGAAGTTTGCTAAAAAGTATGGACGCAAGACCGGGGCTGCGGGCGGTAACTAG
- a CDS encoding DUF885 domain-containing protein yields MAPWFAASIFFLNFVLFSSCHHQIRETPQMSDSESESARINRFFEESFETELKNSPQLQTELGVKTDYNKLDDYSEEFQKIENERTKKTLQELHSFKFDSLGSEEQTSYRLFETEAKQKLSEYEWRFHSHPFNQMFGYQSNFPAFLINKHTIENENEALAYISRVSAFSTQMDQVLEGMAIRERKGIIPPKFVFEKVKRDTKNLLRGFPLTNDPRITNPIYEDFTAKISKVKGLSDLTKKQLSDDLSLALQKNMAPAYRKFLAYWTKLDLKAKFNHGVWALPQGEAYYNSQLHKHTTTDLSAKEIHLLGLSEVTRIRSKISEVAKQLRFKGDLKDFFRYMKNSPLFYFPNTESGRNQYISEVENLIKGMNENLSRLLTMRPNVDLIVKSVEPFREKSASLAFYESPSEDGKRPGIYYLNTHNMKALPKWAMAALAHHEGLPGHHLQIAIATQLKGLPRFRRYTSSTAFIEGWGLYAEYFPKELGSYSDVYSNFGRLSMELWRACRLVVDTGIHFQKWTREQAIKYLTDQTPIDEREALVEVERYFISPGQAIAYKIGMIKILDLRERAKLKLKDKFELPLFHDEVLRYGSLPLNILEEKVMSWIELQSRG; encoded by the coding sequence ATGGCGCCTTGGTTTGCAGCTTCTATTTTTTTTCTGAATTTTGTTTTGTTTTCGTCTTGCCACCATCAGATAAGGGAAACTCCACAAATGTCTGACTCAGAAAGTGAGTCAGCTAGAATCAATAGATTTTTTGAAGAGTCATTTGAAACCGAGCTAAAAAACTCACCCCAATTGCAAACCGAATTAGGAGTTAAAACTGATTACAACAAGCTAGATGATTATTCAGAGGAATTTCAAAAAATTGAAAACGAGCGAACCAAGAAAACTCTCCAGGAACTCCATTCTTTTAAGTTTGATTCTCTTGGCAGCGAAGAACAAACAAGCTACCGTCTCTTTGAAACCGAAGCAAAACAGAAATTGAGTGAATATGAATGGAGATTTCACTCCCATCCTTTCAACCAAATGTTTGGATATCAATCAAACTTTCCCGCATTTCTAATCAACAAACACACAATCGAAAATGAAAATGAAGCTCTCGCTTATATCTCACGAGTTTCTGCTTTTTCAACTCAAATGGACCAAGTTCTAGAAGGTATGGCAATCCGCGAACGAAAAGGGATAATTCCACCCAAATTTGTTTTTGAGAAAGTAAAAAGAGACACCAAAAATTTGTTGAGAGGATTTCCTCTCACGAATGACCCTAGAATTACGAATCCCATCTACGAAGACTTTACGGCGAAGATTTCAAAAGTGAAGGGCCTGTCCGACCTCACAAAAAAGCAACTTTCTGACGATCTCAGCCTCGCTTTACAAAAAAACATGGCTCCTGCGTATCGAAAATTTTTGGCTTATTGGACGAAACTCGATCTAAAAGCAAAATTCAATCATGGCGTCTGGGCTCTTCCACAGGGTGAAGCTTACTACAATTCTCAACTCCATAAGCACACAACAACCGACCTATCCGCTAAGGAAATTCATCTTTTGGGTCTATCTGAGGTAACTCGCATTCGATCTAAAATAAGTGAGGTTGCGAAGCAATTGCGCTTCAAAGGAGATCTGAAAGACTTCTTTCGCTACATGAAAAACAGTCCCCTCTTTTACTTTCCTAATACCGAAAGCGGGCGAAACCAGTATATCTCAGAGGTTGAGAATCTCATTAAAGGTATGAATGAGAACCTCTCCCGTTTGTTGACGATGAGGCCAAATGTCGATTTAATTGTGAAATCCGTAGAGCCTTTTCGTGAAAAATCGGCGAGCCTTGCTTTTTATGAGAGTCCATCAGAGGACGGAAAAAGACCCGGAATCTACTACCTCAACACGCATAACATGAAAGCACTGCCAAAATGGGCAATGGCAGCTCTGGCGCATCACGAAGGCCTACCAGGCCACCATTTGCAAATCGCAATCGCGACACAATTGAAAGGACTTCCTCGTTTTCGACGCTACACCTCATCCACTGCCTTCATCGAAGGCTGGGGACTTTATGCCGAGTATTTTCCTAAGGAACTCGGCAGCTACAGTGACGTCTATTCAAATTTTGGGCGTCTTTCGATGGAGCTTTGGAGGGCCTGTCGCCTCGTGGTCGACACTGGGATCCATTTTCAAAAGTGGACCAGAGAACAAGCCATCAAGTACTTAACGGACCAAACTCCGATTGATGAACGCGAGGCATTGGTGGAAGTGGAACGCTATTTCATCTCACCGGGGCAGGCTATCGCCTACAAGATCGGAATGATAAAAATTCTGGACCTCCGAGAAAGAGCGAAACTAAAACTCAAAGACAAGTTTGAACTCCCTCTGTTTCACGATGAAGTCCTCCGGTATGGCTCTCTTCCTCTCAATATCCTGGAGGAAAAAGTCATGTCATGGATTGAACTTCAATCGAGGGGCTGA
- a CDS encoding aldehyde dehydrogenase family protein gives MLRIVNPYTLQLLQEVPIDTEASIKQKATRAALAFNQWRRSPLVRRMEIIGRFRVLLEDRAESLAELLSQEMGKPIQQALNEIKGTQGRLDFFLQNIESALKGETYLTTPANEEKMTWEPLGVIANISAWNYPYFVGTNVFIPAILTGNTVLYKPSEYSTLTGLQFEKLLKLAGLPDGVFSVVVGTRTQGEILLKQNIQGVFFTGSNETGKAISQITAGRFIKTQLELGGKDPVYVRPDADVKKAAEGIADGAFYNTGQSCCSVERIYVHEEVYQDFNYHFLKTVNNFKLGDPSKPETYIGPLTRPQQIEILKRQVADSLSKGAQVLTGGKVWSEHSGFFEPTVLTKVDHSMQVMMEESFGPIIGIQGVRSDEEAIQLMNDSTYGLTAGVYTAEREEAEGILEQLDAGSVYWNCCDRVSPRLPWTGRKGSGIGSTLSLLGIRSFLQPKAWHLVY, from the coding sequence ATGCTAAGGATAGTCAATCCCTACACGCTTCAATTACTTCAAGAGGTTCCCATTGATACTGAGGCCTCAATCAAACAGAAGGCAACAAGGGCAGCCTTAGCTTTCAATCAGTGGCGTCGCTCCCCCCTGGTGCGAAGAATGGAAATCATCGGGAGATTTCGTGTTTTACTTGAAGATAGGGCCGAAAGCTTGGCCGAGCTGTTGTCTCAGGAAATGGGAAAACCAATTCAACAAGCTCTCAATGAAATAAAAGGCACTCAGGGACGATTGGATTTTTTTCTTCAAAATATAGAATCAGCGCTAAAAGGTGAAACATATTTGACCACTCCAGCGAATGAAGAAAAAATGACCTGGGAACCACTTGGAGTTATAGCTAACATTTCAGCATGGAATTATCCGTATTTTGTTGGCACGAATGTTTTTATCCCAGCGATTCTCACCGGCAATACGGTACTTTATAAGCCTTCTGAATACAGCACCTTGACAGGACTTCAATTTGAGAAACTCCTCAAATTGGCCGGTCTCCCCGACGGGGTATTTAGTGTCGTCGTGGGAACCCGTACTCAAGGAGAAATCCTCCTCAAACAGAATATACAGGGTGTTTTTTTTACTGGAAGCAATGAGACCGGAAAGGCAATTTCCCAAATAACTGCAGGCAGGTTCATAAAAACCCAACTTGAGTTGGGAGGCAAAGACCCCGTCTATGTTCGACCGGATGCAGATGTCAAGAAAGCGGCTGAGGGGATCGCAGATGGCGCCTTTTATAACACCGGTCAGAGTTGCTGTTCGGTTGAGAGAATCTATGTTCACGAAGAAGTTTACCAAGATTTTAACTATCACTTTCTAAAGACGGTAAATAATTTTAAATTAGGTGATCCGTCAAAACCAGAAACCTACATTGGCCCTTTGACTCGACCCCAACAAATTGAAATCTTAAAGAGGCAGGTTGCCGATTCTCTTTCCAAGGGAGCACAAGTTCTAACCGGGGGAAAGGTTTGGTCTGAGCACTCGGGTTTTTTTGAACCGACGGTCTTGACCAAAGTCGATCACAGCATGCAAGTCATGATGGAGGAGAGTTTTGGACCCATCATTGGGATTCAAGGAGTAAGAAGCGACGAAGAAGCGATTCAGTTGATGAACGATTCTACGTATGGACTCACAGCCGGAGTTTATACGGCAGAGAGGGAAGAGGCGGAAGGGATACTTGAGCAGCTCGATGCTGGTTCAGTCTATTGGAACTGCTGTGATCGTGTCAGCCCACGTCTTCCATGGACCGGTCGTAAAGGATCGGGAATCGGTTCGACACTCTCTCTTCTTGGAATTCGCTCATTTCTACAACCCAAAGCCTGGCACTTGGTCTACTGA
- a CDS encoding alkaline phosphatase: protein MSGVLSIGSQFLVLFLISQLTFATSAAPSKKNPENLILFIGDGMGSNVINATRLQFYGKGGALTIDSFPHTAKVKTSSLENWVTDSAAAATAMATGKKAPNGALSVIRDANSQKPSVPVATLLEKAAKTGKRVGLLTTTHVTDATPAAFYSHVDSRKNTERIVQDLSLSPVNLIMGGGWKDLKSQESLLRKHFSIERNVFSAKKCEGANQNIIGAFADESLPPAIETDSTGPLTLMNLSELALDCLSASKNGFFLMVESEDIDESLHSRNIPQALYAARELDLAIDHTIKWLEKNKLKDKTLILVTADHDTGGLAINDPVPEGGLWTKEVDSGKFNIPLVKGLKSSGTSYPVVRLSTDVPGDVSQPKAPHTSSDVDLFAMGPGADQIHGTIENTQIFELAVRLFIDPARKTQLKP from the coding sequence ATGTCCGGCGTTCTCTCAATTGGATCTCAATTTCTCGTTTTATTTTTAATCAGTCAATTGACCTTTGCCACTAGCGCCGCTCCTTCGAAGAAAAATCCTGAGAATTTAATCCTTTTTATTGGCGATGGAATGGGGTCAAATGTTATCAATGCCACTCGCCTGCAGTTCTATGGAAAAGGCGGTGCGCTCACAATAGATAGCTTTCCACACACAGCAAAGGTAAAAACTTCTTCGCTGGAGAACTGGGTCACTGACTCGGCAGCAGCCGCCACAGCAATGGCCACAGGAAAGAAGGCCCCAAATGGGGCGCTGTCAGTGATCAGGGACGCGAATAGCCAGAAACCGAGCGTCCCCGTGGCAACCCTTTTGGAAAAGGCGGCGAAGACTGGAAAAAGAGTGGGTCTCCTCACAACGACTCACGTCACTGATGCGACGCCCGCGGCCTTTTACTCCCACGTTGATAGCCGCAAAAACACAGAGAGAATTGTTCAGGACTTAAGCCTGAGTCCTGTCAATCTGATAATGGGAGGAGGTTGGAAGGATCTTAAATCCCAAGAGAGCTTATTGAGGAAGCATTTTTCCATCGAAAGAAATGTGTTTTCCGCCAAAAAGTGTGAGGGGGCGAATCAGAATATTATTGGAGCCTTTGCGGATGAGTCACTCCCTCCCGCCATTGAAACAGATTCGACGGGTCCACTCACGCTCATGAACCTGAGCGAATTGGCCCTTGATTGCCTCTCCGCCTCTAAAAATGGATTTTTCTTGATGGTCGAATCGGAGGATATTGACGAATCCCTCCACAGCCGGAATATCCCTCAGGCCTTGTATGCTGCTCGAGAGCTGGATTTGGCTATTGATCATACTATCAAGTGGCTGGAAAAAAATAAACTGAAGGATAAGACTCTCATTTTGGTGACCGCCGATCACGATACGGGTGGCTTGGCCATAAATGATCCTGTTCCTGAAGGAGGATTATGGACAAAAGAAGTTGATTCCGGAAAGTTCAATATTCCTCTGGTGAAGGGCCTTAAATCTTCTGGAACTTCGTATCCAGTTGTTCGACTATCCACTGATGTGCCGGGAGATGTCAGCCAGCCCAAGGCTCCTCATACTTCTTCCGATGTAGATCTCTTCGCTATGGGTCCCGGCGCAGATCAAATTCATGGTACCATCGAAAATACTCAAATTTTTGAATTGGCAGTTAGATTGTTCATTGATCCTGCTCGGAAAACTCAATTGAAGCCCTAA
- a CDS encoding PilZ domain-containing protein produces MYQIGLVGKPSSLRHKVNQILSANFDFHVLVFSNSSQLVMGFNHFSFSALIVVLDGLQVSQLNQLKLIDRNVRRIPMIFIAPEMSPQVRASLKTIRYNSLSILDGRSEVSGLCPVVAKMNDGQPVLNRAYARYETNQVGELAMGNEAKGRVRIVNLSSGGAQLELKDGNFGEGDDIVLNVRSLRKTSYGIRGKIKWRDNKTKRAGVEFCLPTENQRPGLTLV; encoded by the coding sequence ATGTATCAGATTGGATTGGTTGGGAAGCCGAGTTCATTGCGTCACAAAGTGAATCAAATTCTGAGTGCTAATTTTGATTTTCACGTCCTTGTATTTTCCAATTCAAGTCAATTGGTCATGGGATTTAATCACTTTAGTTTTAGTGCCTTGATTGTGGTTCTTGATGGTCTTCAAGTAAGTCAGCTAAATCAATTAAAGCTAATTGACAGGAATGTGCGACGTATTCCAATGATTTTCATTGCCCCTGAGATGTCTCCACAGGTTCGAGCTAGCCTGAAAACTATTCGTTATAACAGCCTTTCAATATTGGACGGACGAAGCGAAGTGAGCGGCCTTTGCCCTGTCGTTGCGAAGATGAACGATGGGCAACCCGTTTTAAATAGGGCCTATGCCCGGTATGAGACCAATCAGGTGGGCGAGCTTGCCATGGGGAATGAAGCAAAGGGTCGAGTTCGCATTGTCAATCTCTCTTCAGGCGGTGCCCAGTTGGAACTCAAAGACGGCAATTTTGGCGAGGGCGATGACATTGTTTTAAATGTGAGGAGTTTGAGAAAAACATCCTACGGAATTCGTGGAAAAATCAAGTGGCGTGATAACAAAACGAAGCGTGCCGGAGTCGAATTTTGTCTTCCCACTGAAAACCAGAGGCCAGGTTTGACCCTGGTTTAA
- a CDS encoding patatin-like phospholipase family protein, translating to MYPFCNLVFEGGGVKGLAYVGAMEVLQAEGILGHIHRVGGTSAGAINATLFALGYSLSEQNEILRGMNFKAFMDDEWGVVRDSERLLTHFGWYKGDFFHQWISKLIAEKTGSPTYTFGDLWLDDGPELYMCATNVSTGYMEIFSHELTPAITIADAVRASMSIPLFFQAVRGASESWLIDGGVLCNYPIKLFDRLKYISPIEQESYARFTDYYKEHNSSNQTNKSNPWIYNRQTLGFRLDSKKEIGILRDEQKPEVREINDLFDFVKCLMSTLIDAQDNSHLHSDDWQRTVYIDTLGVGTTDFDISDGKKAELIASGKDHTQKYLDWWKREPEIVNKLAPVSTSKVS from the coding sequence ATGTATCCGTTTTGTAACTTGGTGTTTGAAGGTGGAGGAGTCAAAGGCTTGGCCTATGTGGGAGCAATGGAAGTTCTCCAAGCCGAAGGGATATTGGGTCATATTCACCGAGTCGGGGGAACCAGTGCGGGGGCAATCAATGCCACTCTATTTGCTCTAGGGTATTCACTTTCTGAACAGAATGAAATATTGCGTGGGATGAATTTCAAGGCCTTCATGGATGATGAATGGGGTGTTGTCCGTGATTCGGAACGATTGCTGACCCACTTTGGTTGGTATAAAGGTGATTTCTTTCATCAATGGATTTCAAAACTGATCGCCGAAAAGACGGGAAGCCCAACCTACACTTTTGGTGATCTTTGGTTGGACGATGGTCCTGAACTTTATATGTGTGCCACGAACGTCTCAACTGGCTACATGGAGATATTCTCTCACGAGCTGACTCCAGCGATTACCATTGCAGATGCAGTTCGTGCCTCAATGTCGATACCACTTTTTTTTCAAGCTGTTCGCGGGGCTTCGGAAAGTTGGCTGATTGATGGTGGGGTGCTCTGTAATTACCCGATTAAGCTTTTTGACCGTCTAAAGTACATTTCGCCGATTGAGCAGGAATCCTACGCTCGATTCACTGACTACTACAAGGAGCACAACTCTTCGAATCAAACGAACAAATCCAATCCTTGGATTTACAATCGCCAAACTCTCGGGTTTCGATTGGATTCCAAAAAGGAGATCGGGATATTGAGAGATGAGCAAAAACCTGAAGTTCGGGAAATCAATGATCTATTTGATTTTGTTAAATGCCTCATGAGCACTTTGATTGATGCTCAGGACAACAGCCATCTTCATTCAGACGACTGGCAGCGAACAGTTTACATTGATACCTTAGGCGTTGGAACGACTGACTTCGATATCAGTGACGGAAAGAAGGCGGAATTGATTGCTTCGGGAAAAGATCATACGCAAAAATATTTGGATTGGTGGAAACGTGAGCCGGAGATCGTAAATAAGCTTGCTCCGGTCTCCACATCCAAAGTTTCTTGA